A window of Babylonia areolata isolate BAREFJ2019XMU chromosome 2, ASM4173473v1, whole genome shotgun sequence contains these coding sequences:
- the LOC143275871 gene encoding uncharacterized protein LOC143275871 — translation MAWNEEQVLAISEHEKYHREMLDYLEHRKQGEPWLRPSMPSKSIAFLENENQEGKVSSPPPPPPPPPPPPPPPPPSLPQQQLCLKKKKDLGQNGTGARKKSADEIMMEELKNRVKNGTALRHSTVTRPAPEHPVSLPADASTTGSASIDKPIGLQRKLRRSNTVTCSTPRPTVPEDSELQRILRKRSRTNSLKSDSVNASSQDQKEPADVTDTKCEEGGDKPAQGPESKQDQNTAEHITGTASQQGGHDNTQRMQDENGSTRLPDSQSKQDENQVTENKVEVPDGKQGESGSDMPGSENKQDGSSRTESSSPNQGESRPSDSVDLIVQQQGSQNTDPSDLEQDTNKPSRSPDSNLKQDEKKIDSEIQDSVNRNDMEGKDRESPTLRQDRSKPPDTSDTATKHDGSEDGGTPDPQEDSSKPPHTSDTATKQDGSEDGGTPDPQEDSSKPPHTSDTATKHDGSEDGGTPDPKEDSSKPPHTSDTATEQDGSEGAGTPDPQEDSSKPPHTSDTATKHDGSEDGGTPDPKEDSSNPPHTSDTATEQEGNEDGVSPDPRGNSSKPPDTPEPKTNDNKDKEPNISDPNQNQTRSSDIPNSKTREDGGNGEECPGVRLDLNEATHIPAKQDGEESAEIPDPDQDARKVPDTQGSATSEDGEEQKKPIVNEPEKIMNRTKNGKAPEPLPRLPEHAVSPDASSRSSAMDKPTGRQTKLRRSNTVASSTRRPVFTEDSSELEKALKKRRLKSKALESAEAIASSQDQKEPADVTDTKCEEGGDKPAQGPESKQDQNTAEHITGTPSQQGGHDNTQKMQDENGSTRLPDSQSKQDENQVTENKVEVPDGKQGESGSDMPGSETKEDGSSRTESSSPKQGESRPSDSMDLTVQQQGSQNTDPSDLEQDTNKPSRSPDSNFKQDEKKIDSEIQDSVNRNDMEGKDRESPTLRQDQSKPPDTSDTATKQDESEDGGTPDPQEDSSKPPHTSDTATKQDGSEGAGSPDKPTGIQRKLRRSNTVASSTRRPVFTDSEDNFELANILKKRRLKSEGPNSSTAEGDASSQDQKEPADVTDTKCEEGGDKPAQGPESKHDQNTAEHITGTPSQQGGHDNTQRMQDENGSTRVTD, via the exons ATGGCGTGGAACGAAGAACAGGTGTTGGCGATAAGTGAGCACGAAAAGTATCACAGAGAAATGCTGGACTACTTGGAGCACCGAAAACAGGGGGAACCTTGGCTGCGACCGTCCATGCCCTCAAAGAGCATCGCTTTCTTGGAAA ATGAAAACCAGGAGGGGAAAGTGAGtagtccaccaccacccccaccaccaccaccacctccacctccaccaccaccacccagtcttCCTCAACAGCA GCTATgcctgaagaaaaagaaggaccTTGGCCAAAACGGAACAG GGGCACGGAAGAAATCCGCGGATGAAATAATGATGGAGGAACTGAAGAACCGTGTCAAGAACGGGACTGCGCTGAGACACTCAACTGTGACTCGACCAGCACCTGAACAC CCGGTCAGCCTTCCAGCTGATGCGTCCACCACTGGTTCTGCCTCCATTGACAAGCCCATCGGACTGCAG AGAAAACTGCGGAGATCCAACACTGTGACCTGCTCAACTCCGCGACCAACAGTTCCAGAGGACTCGGAACTTCAAAGAATCTTGAGGAAAAGGTCGAGAACTAACAGCCTCAAATCGGATTCTGTTAATG CCTCCAGCCAGGACCAGAAGGAACCAGCAGACGTCACAGATACCAAGTGTGAGGAAGGTGGGGACAAACCAGCACAGGGTCCGGAATCAAAGCAAGACcagaacacagcagaacacatcaCAGGTACAGCCTCCCAGCAAGGtggacatgacaacacacagagaaTGCAGGATGAAAATGGGTCAACCCGTCTTCCAGATTCGCAGTCAAAGCAGGATGAAAATCAGGTGACGGAAAATAAAGTGGAAGTTCCAGATGGCAAGCAGGGTGAGAGCGGGTCGGACATGCCTGGCTCGGAAAACAAACAGGATGGGAGTTCGAGGACCGAGAGTTCCAGTCCCAATCAAGGGGAGAGCAGGCCATCAGACAGCGTGGACCTGATCGTCCAACAGCAGGGCAGTCAGAACACTGACCCTTCTGACCTGGAGCAGGACACGAACAAACCATCACGAAGTCCTGATTCAAATCTCAAACAGGATGAGAAAAAAATCGACTCTGAAATACAAGATTCAGTCAATAGGAACGACATGGAAGGGAAAGATAGGGAAAGTCCAACTCTCAGACAGGACCGGAGCAAACCACCAGATACCTCAGACACAGCGACCAAACACGATGGGAGTGAGGATGGTGGAACTCCAGACCCACAGGAAGACTCAAGCAAACCaccacacacttcagacacagcgACCAAACAAGATGGGAGTGAGGATGGTGGAACTCCAGACCCACAGGAAGACTCAAGCAAACCaccacacacttcagacacagcgACCAAACACGATGGGAGTGAGGATGGTGGAACGCCAGACCCAAAGGAAGACTCGAGCAAACCaccacacacttcagacacagcgACCGAACAAGATGGGAGTGAGGGTGCTGGAACTCCAGACCCACAGGAAGACTCAAGCAAACCaccacacacttcagacacagccaCCAAACACGATGGGAGTGAGGATGGTGGAACTCCAGACCCAAAGGAAGACTCAAGCAACCCaccacacacttcagacacagcgACCGAACAGGAAGGGAATGAAGATGGTGTAAGTCCAGACCCAAGGGGAAACTCAAGCAAACCGCCAGACACTCCGGAGCCAAAAACAAACGACAATAAAGACAAGGAACCCAACATCTCAGACCCCAACCAGAACCAGACCAGGTCATCAGATATTCCTAATTCGAAGACCAGGGAAGATGGGGGAAATGGTGAGGAATGTCCAGGTGTCCGTCTAGACCTGAACGAAGCCACACACATCCCAGCTAAGCAGGATGGGGAAGAGAGTGCCGAAATCCCAGACCCCGATCAGGACGCAAGGAAAGTGCCAGACACTCAAGGCTCAGCCACCAGCGAGGATGGAG AGGAGCAGAAAAAACCCATCGTAAACGAACCGGAGAAGATAATGAACAGAACCAAGAATGGCAAAGCACCTGAACCCTTACCTCGACTTCCTGAGCAT GCGGTCAGTCCCGATGCCTCCAGCAGAAGCTCTGCTATGGATAAACCCACCGGCAGACAG ACCAAACTGCGGAGATCTAACACTGTGGCCAGTTCAACTCGACGACCAGTATTTACAGAGGACAGTTCCGAACTTGAAAAAGCCTTGAAAAAACGAAGGTTAAAGTCTAAGGCCCTCGAGTCGGCTGAAGCCATTG CCTCCAGTCAGGACCAGAAGGAACCAGCAGACGTCACAGATACCAAGTGTGAGGAAGGTGGGGACAAACCAGCACAGGGTCCGGAATCAAAGCAAGACcagaacacagcagaacacatcaCAGGTACACCCTCCCAGCAAGGtggacatgacaacacacagaaaaTGCAGGATGAAAATGGGTCAACCCGTCTTCCAGATTCGCAGTCAAAACAGGATGAAAATCAGGTGACGGAAAATAAAGTGGAAGTTCCAGATGGCAAGCAGGGTGAGAGCGGGTCGGACATGCCTGGCTCGGAAACCAAGGAGGATGGGAGTTCGAGGACCGAGAGTTCCAGTCCCAAGCAAGGGGAGAGCAGGCCATCAGACAGCATGGACCTGACTGTCCAACAGCAGGGCAGTCAGAACACTGACCCTTCTGACCTGGAGCAGGACACGAACAAACCATCACGAAGTCCTGATTCAAATTTCAAACAGGATGAGAAAAAAATCGACTCTGAAATACAAGATTCAGTCAATAGGAACGACATGGAAGGGAAAGATAGGGAAAGTCCAACTCTCAGACAGGACCAGAGCAAACCACCAGATACCTCAGACACAGCGACCAAACAAGATGAGAGTGAGGATGGTGGAACTCCAGACCCACAGGAAGACTCAAGCAAACCaccacacacttcagacacagcgACCAAACAAGATGGGAGTGAGGGTGCTGGAAGTCCCGACAAACCCACCGGCATACAG AGAAAACTGCGGAGATCTAACACTGTGGCCAGCTCAACTCGGCGACCAGTATTTACAGACTCGGAGGACAACTTCGAACTTGCAAACATCTTGAAGAAAAGAAGGTTAAAGTCTGAGGGTCCCAACTCGTCAACAGCTGAAGGCGATG CTTCCAGCCAGGACCAGAAGGAACCAGCAGACGTCACAGATACCAAGTGTGAGGAAGGTGGAGACAAACCAGCACAGGGTCCGGAATCAAAGCATGACcagaacacagcagaacacatcaCAGGTACACCCTCCCAACAAGGtggacatgacaacacacagagGATGCAGGATGAAAATGGGTCAACCCGcgttacagactga